The Fretibacterium sp. OH1220_COT-178 genome segment TTGCGCTCACACAAGGTGCGGATGATCTTGCCTATCTCCACTTTGTACCGGCCGTAGACTATCTGACGACGATATTTCGGCGCGAAAACTATATGATATTTACAATTCCAGCTCGTATGTGCTAAGGTTCCCTTGTCCACTTTTCCCTCCTGTATCGTGATGCGGATCGGCGTCCTCTCACTTTACTTGAGGGAAAATACTTCTCATAGCTA includes the following:
- a CDS encoding transposase, with the protein product MDKGTLAHTSWNCKYHIVFAPKYRRQIVYGRYKVEIGKIIRTLCER